One genomic window of Clostridioides sp. ES-S-0054-01 includes the following:
- a CDS encoding PadR family transcriptional regulator — protein MNTQFRKGVLEICVLALISKKDMYGYEIVHNISKVIDVNEGTIYPILRRLTKDLYFETYILESNEGPARKYYRITSLGKENLSNLMEEWREFVKAVEILISEDEGGNELE, from the coding sequence ATGAACACACAATTTAGAAAGGGTGTTTTAGAAATTTGTGTACTTGCACTAATATCTAAGAAAGATATGTATGGATATGAAATAGTACATAATATCTCTAAAGTGATAGATGTAAATGAAGGAACAATATATCCTATTCTAAGAAGACTTACAAAAGATTTGTATTTCGAAACATATATACTAGAATCTAATGAGGGTCCTGCTAGAAAATACTATAGAATAACTTCATTAGGAAAAGAAAATTTATCCAATCTTATGGAAGAGTGGAGAGAATTTGTAAAGGCTGTTGAAATTTTAATAAGTGAAGATGAGGGAGGTAATGAACTTGAATAA
- a CDS encoding galactosyldiacylglycerol synthase, giving the protein MKDDKTILILTAQFGAGHISAAKAVKECIIEKYSNYNVVIQNFINASIPMMNKPMVKLYENNTKYTPGLYNYYYYFKKSFDSRHDLSHKLYTPKLSEYIADINPDLIISTFPLAAACVNNFKIKNPDINIPTLTVITDVVDSMEWVFENTDLYFVPSPEIKNRFFQKGINPDSIKVTGVPVDKRFQIESKELCLDKYRLLLLGGGRGLFDIDEDFMHWIDEFIEEHIDSIEITIVTGKNKKLYDNLTHKKPLKNIKVLGFVNDMYNLIRECDLMLTKPGGATIFEAIQSQTPVLVKMPKVGQEIENAKFIIDKGLGMIYSDDLDLKNIFYKLVSNEFDSIINFMKKNLEEFKTVIHPDKIADYISELIDNHYS; this is encoded by the coding sequence ATGAAAGATGATAAAACAATATTAATCTTAACTGCTCAATTTGGTGCTGGACATATAAGTGCCGCAAAAGCGGTCAAAGAATGTATTATTGAAAAATATAGTAACTATAATGTTGTTATACAAAACTTTATAAATGCAAGTATTCCCATGATGAATAAGCCTATGGTAAAACTTTATGAAAACAATACAAAATATACTCCTGGATTATATAATTACTATTATTACTTTAAGAAATCGTTTGATTCAAGACATGATTTATCTCATAAATTATATACACCTAAACTTTCTGAGTATATTGCTGATATAAATCCAGATTTGATTATCTCTACATTTCCACTAGCTGCTGCTTGTGTAAACAACTTTAAGATAAAGAACCCTGATATAAATATTCCGACACTTACAGTTATAACAGATGTTGTAGATAGTATGGAATGGGTTTTTGAAAATACAGATTTGTATTTTGTTCCTTCTCCTGAAATAAAAAATAGATTTTTTCAAAAAGGAATAAATCCAGACTCCATAAAGGTTACTGGCGTTCCTGTAGATAAAAGATTTCAAATTGAAAGTAAAGAACTCTGTCTTGATAAATATAGATTATTACTTCTAGGTGGAGGAAGAGGTCTATTTGATATAGATGAGGATTTTATGCATTGGATAGATGAATTCATTGAAGAACATATTGATTCTATAGAAATTACAATAGTTACTGGTAAAAACAAAAAACTGTACGATAATCTAACTCATAAAAAACCTCTAAAAAATATAAAAGTACTTGGATTTGTAAATGACATGTATAACCTAATAAGAGAATGTGACTTAATGCTAACTAAGCCTGGAGGAGCAACTATATTTGAAGCCATTCAATCACAAACCCCGGTACTCGTAAAAATGCCAAAAGTTGGACAAGAGATTGAAAATGCTAAATTTATAATAGATAAGGGGCTTGGCATGATTTATAGTGATGACCTAGACCTGAAAAACATATTTTATAAGTTAGTATCAAATGAATTTGATTCTATAATAAACTTTATGAAGAAAAATTTAGAGGAATTTAAAACAGTCATTCATCCAGATAAAATTGCTGATTATATATCAGAATTAATAGATAATCATTACAGCTAA